TTCGGTAATATTAGATTGAATAAGTTATCAAACAAAACAGTATCAATATTTTCTAATGCTTCAACAATTGGCGGGTGGCTGGAAATTAGTACCGGAACTTTAAATATGCTTAGTTCAAGTTCTACTGTTCAAGGTGCAACTACAATTAGTGGTTCTAATGCGAAATTGGATATCGGTTCATCTACTACGACGCTTGTGGGTGCGGTAAATGTACTAAACGGGGGAACGCTTCTATTGCCAAGCTCTAATCCTGCATCGGTTCTAAAACTCGGAGGAAATCTTCTGACAGTTGATACCGGCGGATTCTTCATTTCCCAGTCATCAAATAATATGATAACTTCAACTAATCCTGGCAGCGTATTTTATACGTTAAGATGTTTTGTTTCAACAGTAAATGTTACAGGAATAACATTACAGTCGGCGGGTGATAATATTGATGTTCTTTTTATATCCAGTAATACAAAAATTGTTAATTTGAACTATATCGTCTATAAAGATCCGATGTCAGCAATAAACCGTGCGTTATCACTTGACTATACAATAATTCCCGGAACATTTACATTTATAGGACATCAGTTTGGGTCGACAGTCTTCACAAATATCTATGCTCCAAATCTTGTAAGTGGAGTTGTTGTTATGCAGAATGCGACGGGAGCAAAAGCTGGTTCTGATTACGAAGCAGAACCGAACGACAGAGTTTTTTGGCCTGGAAATGATTCAATAGCAGGGGTGGGACCGGGTGCTGGTGAATCATTCTTAATTGGAACTTCAACAAAAATTGTTTGGACCACATATGGCTCAATAAAGAATTTTACGATTAAATATTCAACAAACAATTTTACAACTGATAATTTTGTAGCAAATGTGTCTTCTCCTTCAATAAATTTTGACTGGACAATACCAAATAATATTTCAACTAATGTAAAGGTTCAAGTTTATGCTACCAATTATCCGATTATAAATAGTATTTCACCTTCAACTTTCAGAATAGTTCCGTCTGTAAACGCAGCATCAAATTTGAAAATCTCTTCATTAGGCACAACCTCCATTCAATGGCAGTTTACTGATAATGCAAATGATGAAACTGAACTTTATGTGTCCAGCGGGACTAATGATGTTACTAAGCGGCTTTCTGAGAATTTGGGACCAATAACCGGTACAGGCGGTACAACAAGTTGGTTGGAAATTGAACTTTCAACAAATACAGTATATACAAGATATGTTGAGTCAAGAAGCATTGTTGGAAGTTCCTGGTCACTTGTTTCAATTACAAGTTACACCGCGTCAGCTGCACCTTTAAATCTTACATTTACTAATGTTGGTTCATCAAGTGCAACATTAACATGGTCAACAAACACCAATCCTAACTGGACAAGATACGGAGTTATATTATCCAGCAGTACTGATTTCTATGGCACATCAGTAAGTACAACTGTTGCTTATGCTGAGAATCTTACTGCTAATACAACAACACTCCTTTCATTAAGTCCTGAAACAGAATATTATTTTAGAGTAATAGCATTTAATGGTGACAAAATCCAAACAACATATATCCAATCTAGTACAACAACAAAACCATCTGCTGAACCTGCTGCACCGATAAATTTAAAAGTATCGGCACTGTTAGGTCCTACATCAATTTACTGGCAATTTGACGACAATTCAACAAATGAGACGGGTTTATATCTTTCCAGTGGAACAAATGTAACAATGCGTTTATCAACTAATTTAGCAAACACGGTAACTAAAGGTACAACTTACTGGTTAGAATTAGGACTTTCTACTAACACTAAATATACCAGATATGTGGAAGCCGAAAACGCTTACGGCAGTTCTTGGTCATCATCAATTAGTTCCTACACACTTACTTCTGTTCCAAGCAAACTGACAATTATCGGCCGTTCATCATATACTATAGTACTTGACTGGCAACCTAACGGTAATCCTGAGCCCGGAACTAATTATTGGATATCACGTTCAACATTTAATAGTTTCCAGGAAGAAATTAATGGTATTTATTCGACTTCTACAGCCATACTTTCTGATCTTTTACCATATGTGACTTATTACTTTAAAGTAAGGTCGGAAAATGGGGATTCTGTTATGAACTATGGATATGAGACACCTATATCAACAAGAACCATGGCAGGCTCTGTAAATTCAATTGGAATCTCTGGATATGTCGGAAATGCACTCTCTACTGCATCTATACAGTGGTCATGGACAGATACAAATTCCGGACAAAATAGCGAAGATGGTTACTACATAAGACGTGCGGCTGATAATGCTATATTGGTTTCTTTGCCAACGGATACTATAACTTGGACGCAGAAAGGTCTATCCGCAAACATTTCTACAGGAACATATATTGAGGTATATAACGAATCCGGTAGTGCATTTTCATCATCACAATTTAAATATACGTTAGCAAACACGCCATTGAATATTTCAGTTAACAATATTGGTCAATCCAGTGTTACAATTCAATGGGGTATAAACAACAATCCAACAAATAATACTATTTATGCGGTGGCTCAATCAACCTGCCCTGAATTTGTAGGTGTTACAGTCAGTACGTTTGTCAAATATGCAGATAATCTCATAAATAATACTACTATTGCATTTAACCTTACTCCGGAGACTACATATTACTTCAGAGTATGGGCATATAATGGGAGTGCTATTGAGACAGCATATTCCCAAACATCTTCTGCAATTGTTACACTAATTGGACCGCCTGTACCGCCAAGTAATCTTAAAACAGTATCACTAGGTCCGACATCCATACAATGGCAGTTTGATGATAATTCTACTAATGAGACAGGATTATATCTTTCCAGTGGAACAAACGACATAACAATGAGATTATCTCCTAATTTAGCAAATACAGCATTTACTGGTACAACCTACTGGTTAGAATTAGGACTTTCTACAAATACTGCATACACAAGATATACCGAGTCAGTAAATTCAGCAGGTTCCAGTTGGTCGTCCGTCTCAATTACAAGTTACACTGCGGCTGTGTCACCATTAAACCTTACATTTACTAATGTTTATTCGTCAAGTGCAACATTAACATGGTTTGCAAACACCAATCCTAACGGAACAAAATATGGTGTTATTTTATCCAGTAATCCTGAGTGTTATGGTGCGACAGTTAGCACAGCAGTAACTTTTGCGAATAATCTTATTAATAACACTATAACAGTATCTTTATTAAGTCCTGAAACCGAGTATTATTTTAGAGTAATAGCATTTAATGGCGACCAAATCCAGACATCATATGTCCAATCCAGTACTACCACAAAACCATCTGCTGCTCCTACTGCGCCTTCAAACTTGAAAGTATCAGCATTATTAGGTACTACATCCATCTACTGGCAGTTTGATGATAATTCCACTAATGAGATAGGATTATATATTTCTAGCAGCAAAGATATAGCGGCAAGACTATCACCTAATTTAGCGAACACAACATTTACTGGAACAACCTACTGGTTAGAAGTAGGACTTTCTACAAATACAGCATACACAAGGTTTGCAGAAGCAGTAAATGCAAGTGGTTCCAGTTGGTCGTCCGTTTCAATTACCAGTTATACCGCGACTGCATCTCCTGGAAGTCCGTATGTAACTATGATTTCAAGTTATGCTATATATTTAAACTGGCTGCATAATAATAATAATGTAGATACTGTTTACAATATTGAAAAATCTACAGATAATGTGAATTTTGTGTTAGGTAACACAATTTCTTCTACGTTTGATCCGGTTACATCAGAATTGTATGGTTTAAAACCGGGTACAATCTATTATGTTCGCGTAAACGCTAAAAATGGTGATAATATATATTCAGATTACTCGTCGGTCATTTCAACGGAAACTTTACCTGCGGCTGCGCCTACTGATACAACACCACCGGTGGTTACTATAACACAACCTGCAAACGGTTCTTATAAGGCTTCACCAACCCTTGTTGAAGGTACTTTTTCAGATAATGTTGCTGTTTCATCAGTAGTAGTTTCTATAAGACGTATAGCTGATGGATTGTACTGGAATAATATTAACGATTATACATTATCAGAGACATGGTATGGTTGTGCGTTGTGGACTTCTTCATGGACATATGCAAATATTTCCGGGTCAGACGGTTCAGGAGTTACGATTGTAGCAAAAGCAAAAGATTCTTCTAATAATTGGACGATAGCGTATGCAACAAATACATTTGCTTTTGATACGGTAGCGCCACAATCTTCAGTAACATTACCGAATAATGGGAGCTCATATATAGATTTACCTACGATTTCCGGTACAGCATCAGATACGGTAAGTGGTGTCGCATCTGTTGACATAACAATACGGGATTTAACTTATTCATCCAGTTACTGGACAGGAGCAATATGGACAGATACACTTTACTTGATTACAACAACTCTCTCTGCAGGAGCAAGTGTTTGGACATATACGGGTGTACCTTCCTGGAGAGTGAATAATGAATATAAAATTGAATCCCGTGCATGGGATATTGTCAGTCATATTCAATCACCGGTAGCATCAGCTACTTTCTATATAATGATTACTGAACCTAACCAACCGACAGATTTAACGGCAACAGGAGTTAGCAATTCTTCAATCAAATGGGTTTGGACCGATAAAGCTACTAATGAAGATGGTTATCGTGTTAAAACATCCACGGGTGTTATTTTAAAAGATGCGCTATCGGTTGATGCAACAAGCTGGGTAGAGACAAACCTTTCGCCAAATATACAATATAGTCGTTGTGTAGAAGTATATAATTTAGGTGGTTCGAGTACTTCTGTAATTATTTCAAAATATACTTTGGCAAGCTTACCTTCTAATTTTGCTTTTTCCGCAAAGGATTTTAACTGGATAGGGCTATCCTGGGGAGAAAATGGTAATTCACCTGATACAAAATATGAAATATATCGTTCCTCCAGTAATCTCGCTTCTGACTTCTTGCTTATTGCTTCTACCGTTTCAGTATCTTTTACAGACACAGGTCTTACGCAAAGTACAACATACTATTATCGTTTGTATTCCGTAAATGGCGAAAATATAAAAACCGGTCCAACGGAAATTATTATTCAAACACCCGATTCAATTGTTAAGGGTCCAATTTCCGGAAAGGTGACTCAAGCCAACGGTCAGTCAATCACGGGAGTTCTTGTGCAGTTATATAACAATTCCGGTATTGCAAAACTTTTCGAGACATTTACAAAAACCGACGGTTCTTACTTATTTGAAAATATGGATGACGGTGTTTATCGTGTTGTTAGCAGTTGGATGGTTGACGATATTGAATCGGGAGTCTATAAAGCGGATATCCCTGAGAACAGCACAGATATTTTATTTACGTTAGAGATACAATATCAGCTTGCCCAGCTTGTCGGAAAAATTACACTTGGCAGCCGTGCCAGTTTTGCCGGTAAATTTGCCCCAAGCCAGCAGCCGTATGTGGAATTGTTGCAGCGCAGCAGGGTGATTGCAAAAATAAATACGGATTCTAACGGAAATTACATTATACCTAATCTCTTACCGGGAAAATATTTAGCCAGAGCTTTTAACGGGATTCAAATGTCTGAATTATCAGAGCTGAAAGTACGTGAAGGTGAAAAATTAATAGTCAATTTTAAGTGGGCATTAGGACTAATATCAAATGAGGTTTACGCATATCCAAACCCAAGTAAAATTAATAAGATAACAATAAGATATGCTGTGCCAAATACTAATCATACTGCAAAAATCAAGATATATAATATTGCCGGTGAATTAGTACGTGAGATAAAAAACAATGAAATAACAAAAACACCGCCTAAATATGAATTTATATGGGACCTTAAAAACGGGGATGGCTCATTAATTTCAAGCGGTATATATATTTATGTGCTTGAGTTAGAAGAACTTGACACAGGTGAAAAAGCAACAGTTAAAAAGAAGTTAGCGATAATTAAATAAAGACAGTCCGAAGTCCAATGTCCGGTGTCTGGGAGCCTATAGTCAATGTAGCGGCAGAGCGAAGCTCTGCTTCCGTAATTGTGTAGTTGCAGACCCTTGGTCTGCAATATGTTGTGTAGTGATAAGATCATTTTCATATAATTAAGGATGCTAAAATGAAAAAAACAAAAAAAATGATTTGGTTTATACTTATCAGTATGATAGCCTATCAATCTGCCAGGGCGTTAGAAATTCGCAGTGTCACTGTGACTGACCAGTTGGGTGGGTTGAGAAGTAACTATTCAAATACAGAAAAGGTCAACTTTAACGTTACGGTATTCAATAACACTGTTCTTGACAGAATTAATTTCAGGTTTGAAATATATGATGCTGCCGGAAACAGCAGGTTTACTCACACCGGCAATTCCATACCCGGGACCATTGGTGAAGGTGCCTCATTTTTAAGATATATTCCAATAACAAACTTTTTCTCTACAAGCGGTAATTATAGACTTGTTGTCTTTGCCAATACTATTATGAAGGAGACCACTTTTTCAGTGTATTCGCCTAACCTGACACTTACTTACCCGTCAAACTATGCGCGAGATTTAACTGATAACCCGCTTATTTTCAGGTGGGTTGCATCCGGTGCGGCAAAATACCGTATTTATGTAGATGATGACGCTGCATTTTTCAATTGTCTTTTTACAGATGAAACAAATATGACACAATATACTTATCCATCGGATCCGGCTGATGTTAGGAAAAAACTTTCTGCCGGTACTATATATTACTGGAAAGTAGAAGGTTTGGATGCTTCAAATAATATAGTAGCCAAAACAGCCACACCTTCTAATTTTACTATAAAAGCTTCTGCGGTAGTTTCTACCTCAAAAGATTTAGCTATTTTAGATATAAAAGCCGAACAATATTTACCAAAGGTTATTGTCAGCGTGAAGAATCAAGGTGGTAAAACAGAGAGTTCAATACCGGTATCACTTTATCTTAGCGGTAGTTTAGTTGGCACTCAAAATATTGATAGTATTGCTTCGGGTGAAATAAAAAATATTAGTTTTTTAACAAATGTATACGGAACAAATATAGCGATGGCATCTATTACTTTTGATGATGATTATTCAAAAAATAATATTTTGACAAAACAAATATCTGTTTACACCCCAGTTGTGGGTTCAACTGTTACGGTAGTGGTTGAAAAGGCAAAAATACTTGGTACTGTTATGACAGCTGACGGAAATAAACTTCCGGATGCAGTTGTTTCATACGATGGTGCCGGGAAAGGCAGCGTTAAAACAAACTCGGGCGGCGAGTACAAAATAGAAGATTTGGAAATTGGTGAATATAAGCTAAAAGCATCTGCAAGCGGTTATGTTGATGCGGAAGCAATCGTAAAAGTAGATAAGTCAAAAGCATACACAAATGTTGATTTTAAATTAAATATTATCGGTTCTAAAGCAGCAGCCGCAGAAGCAGAGAAAATTGATTACTCAAATGATGAAAAGAAATGTTGGAGTAAGCTCAAGGAGTATATAGCAAATGATAAAATTTTCCAACTATTTGAAGATTATGAAATTGATTCTATAGAGACTAAAGAGGATATTAATAAAATTATGTCAGAACTTGAAAGTGGAAAATCAAAAATCAGCGGTGTTGAAATAGTAGTTGAATAATGAAATTGTTAAAAAAAAATAACAATTTTAAAACGGAGTAATGGAGTATACATATGAAATTAATAGTTAAAAAATGTAGTTTTCATGTTTTTCTGATTTTATCCTATTTTTATTGTTTTTCTTGTATTCTTTATTCTTCGCAGATGGCAGGTATTGTTACAAACACTAAAGGCAGTGTTCAGGTTTTGAATAATAAAGGGAAAGACTGGAAAAAAGCGAAAGTAGGAGATTTTTTGTATGAAGGCGATACGATAAAAACACTGACTAAGTCGCAATCAGCGGTAACATTTACAAACGGTACCATGATAAAAAGTAATCAAAATACCGAATTTTTTGTTGTTATTGCCGAGAAACTGGAAAAGATAGGTTCTCAAATTAAAATGAAAGCAGGGCGGGTTTGGACAAAGGTCAGACCCAAGACAAAATTTGAAATACATACACCTGTTGCTATAGTAGCGGTTAGAGGAACTGAATTTGACACAGATTTATCAGGCGACAGGTTAGACCTAACCGTATTTGAAGGAGTAGTAAATGTAAAGAATAATTTCGGAGAAGTAAATGTGAAAAAAGGTAAAAAAACAACTGTGGGTGCAGGGGCGCCTGAACCACCAAGTGATACGAAAAAAGAAGAACAATCAAATTGGCAGGACGAAATTGTATCAAAGGGTGCGATTAGTATTAAATCGCTTTCTAATAAACCGCAATCTTCTGTTCCTTTTGAAATCAATGTTTCAGTAAATGATATTAATGGTAAGTTGGATAAAACATCAAAAGAGACGATTACTTTAAAATCTGAATCACCTGATATACTTTTTTCAAATGACGGTAAAGTATGGAGCGGAGAACTACAGATAACCCCTGTGGAAGGTGTTGCTAAAGCATCTGTAAAAATAGAAGTAAAAATAGCAGGTACTTTTTCAATTATAGCTTTTGTGGAAAATTATACGCCGGCAATTTTAAATATTGCTGCTTCGCTACCTAAAAATAAAAATCTTAAAATTAAAATAAAATCAGATGAAGGGGAAAAAGAAATTTTACTTAAGTTCAAGAAGAAATCATAAAACAATTAAAAAATTGAAATATTAAAAGATTGAAAGATTTCTAAATTTTTTAATCTTTTAATGGTGTTAATAATCTTTTTAATTGACTTTATCGGAGATTATTATGAATAAAAACATTAAATTAATTCTAATCGCAGTTATTTCCTACTTCCTACTTCCTACTTCCTGTCTCTATGGCAAAGGCGTAGGAACAACCGGAGCCCAGTTTTTAAAGGTTGGTATGGGGGCTCGACCTTTAGCAATGGGTGGAGCATACATCGCCGTAGCAGACGATGTAAATGCTATATATTATAATCCGGCGTCATTAACACGGTTGGAAAATAATGAATTAACCGCGACATATTTGAAATATTTTGAGGATGTTAATGCAGGATTTATTGGTTACGGAGGAAGAATAGGGAAAAACCACTATGTAGGAGCAGGTTTAACATATTTACAAGTGAAAGATATGGAGAGACGCGACGAGAATGAGGTAGATTTGGGTAACTTTGGGGCAACTGATATAGCTTTATTTATAAATTACAGCAGGAAAGATATAGCTAATAAAATATTGGAAGGATTAAGTGTGGGCGGCGGTTTAAAAGTAATATCAGAAAAAATAGATAATGAGAAGGCGTTTACTGTTGCATTGGATATATCGGGTTATTATCCGGCGGATGATAAGTTATCGTTTGCAATGAATATTCAGAATATAAGTTACGGGATAAAATTTATAAATGATACTGATCCTTTACCGTTAAATATAAAGCTTGGGGGAGCATATAAAATAATAGAAGGATTAACCGTGGCGTGCGATATAGATGAATATGTGATAGATAGCAAGCAATATGCTTCGATTGGAGCTGAGTATTGGATAAAGAAGATGATAGCGTTGCGTAGCGGGTACAGGTTTGGATATGATACAACTTCGTTAGGCGGTATAGTGGGTTTTGGAGCTGGGGCAGGATTCCGGATGTGGGGATTTATAGTTGACTATGCGTTTGTTCCGTTTGGTGAGTTAGGAGATACCCACCGTATTTCATTTGGTGCAAAGTTTTAAAAGTATATGAAGTCGATGTGGAACAAAATGCAGAATTAATCCAAAAAATATAAACGCAACATTCATTATTAAATAATATAAATTTTATTTTATTAATTACAACTGTAGTTCCTCGACATGATATTATAGACGGTAAAATTTATACAATGTCCCACCTCAAAAATAAAAAAATAAAAAAATAAAAAAAGTACTTGACAACATTTAATATTTTTGTTATACTTCAAGCAAATACGAAAAATATCGTATTTAAAGTGTCCTTAAAAAGACAAATACGGTTTTTTTTAAAAGATTAAAATTTAAATTCTAACTCAAATAGTCCTGAAAATCGGGATAAAAGTTGAGATAGGGTTTTATATCTATCTTTGTTCTTTGAAAACTGAATAGATGTGATGAGGTTTTTTTAAATCAATTTCAAAAATAGTAAATAGAGCCATATTTTCAAACAATCTTTTTTTTGGAGAGTTTGATCCTGGCTCAGAACGAACGCTGGCGGCGTGCTTAACACATGCAAGTCGAACGGGTTTCTACAGAACACCGTAGAGATTAGTGGCAAACGGGTGAGTAATGCGCAGGTAAACAACCATTAAGAGGGGGATAGCTTCGCGAAAGTGAAGATAATACCCCATATGACCACGCCCAAATAATTGGGAGAGGTGAAAGTCCCGACGCAAGTTGGGACACTTAGTGACGTGCTTGCGTCCTATCAGGCAGTTGGTGAGGTAATGGCTCACCAAACCTATGACGGGTAGCCGACCTGAAAGGGTGAACGGCCACACTGGAACTGAGACACGGTCCAGACTCCTACGGGAGGCAGCAGTGGGGAATTTTGCTCAATGGGCGAAAGCCTGAAGCAGCGACGCCGCGTGGAGGATGAAGGTTCTTTGAATCGTAAACTCCTTTTGTAGGGGACAAAGTCCCGCCGTAAGGCGGGGTTGATGGTACTCTACGAATAAGCATCGGCTAACTACGTGCCAGCAGCCGCGGTAATACGTAGGATGCAAGCGTTGTTCGGAATTACTAGGTGTAAAGCGTCTGTAGGTGTTTTGATAAGTTTCGGGTGGAATCTTTCTGCTTAACGGAAAAAGTGCCTGAAAAACTGTCAGAATTGAGTGCGATAGGGGAAACTGGAATTCCCGGTGTAGCGGTGAAATGCGTAGATATCGGGAGGAACACCAATGGCGAAGGCAGGTTTCTGGTTCGTTACTGACACTGAGAGACGAAAGCGTGGGGAGCAAACAGGATTAGATACCCTGGTAGTCCACGCCGTAAACGATGCTCACTAGTTGTGGGAGGTATCGACCCCTTCTGCGGCGACGCTAACGCATTAAGTGAGCCACCTGGGGAGTACGGCCGCAAGGTTGAAACTCAAAGGAATTGACGGGGACCCGCACAAGCGGTGGAGCATGTGGTTCAATTCGACGCAACGCGAAGAACCTTACCTAGGTTTGACATACCAGTAGTAAGACCTGGAAACAGGAATGACCCGCAAGGGAGCTGGAACAGGTGCTGCATGGCTGTCGTCAGCTCGTGTCGTGAGATGTATGGTTAAGTCCTACAACGAGCGCAACCCCTGTCCCATGTTACTATAGTCCGCAAGGATTAGTACTCTTGGGAGACCGCCTCGGTTAACGGGGAGGAAGGTGGGGATGACGTCAAGTCCTCATGGCCTTTATGCCTAGGGCCACACACGTGCTACAATGGCCGGTACAGAGCGAAGCAAGACCGTAAGGTGGAGCAAATCGCAGAAAGCCGGCCCTAGTTCAGATTGAGGGCTGAAACTCGCCCTCATGAAGTTGGAATCGCTAGTAATCGCGTATCAGCAGGTCGCGGTGAATACGTTCCCGGGTCTTGTACACACCGCCCGTCACACCATGGAAGTAATTTGTACCGGAAGTCAATGTGCCGATTCTCGCAAGAGATAGGTAGTCGCCTATGGTATGGGTTATGACTGGGGTGAAGTCGTAACAAGGTAGCCGTACGGGAATGTGCGGCTGGATCACCTCCTTTTAAGGAGAAAGAATACAAACCAACACAAGATGTTAAAAGTTTTATGTTAGTTTAGTGTTTTAGGTCGTTCATCACACTGTTCAGTTTTTAAAGAACAAATAGTAGAAATATAAAGGTTCATAGAAATTAAAACTACGAACTATATATGTTCTTTTAAAACCCTAAAAAAATGGGAAAGAGGGTTGTATCTACGTTTTTTTACAAGATATATAATATTTATATATCTGTAGATATGATTTACACTCGCTATATTGGGCCCATAGCTCAGTTAGTTAGAGCGCACGCTTGATAAGCGTGAGGTGAAAGGTGCAATTCCTTTTGGGCCCATTTAAAATCAGGGAGTAGGAAGTATAAAGTAGGGAGTAGTTAAAA
The genomic region above belongs to Elusimicrobiota bacterium and contains:
- a CDS encoding PorV/PorQ family protein, which produces MNKNIKLILIAVISYFLLPTSCLYGKGVGTTGAQFLKVGMGARPLAMGGAYIAVADDVNAIYYNPASLTRLENNELTATYLKYFEDVNAGFIGYGGRIGKNHYVGAGLTYLQVKDMERRDENEVDLGNFGATDIALFINYSRKDIANKILEGLSVGGGLKVISEKIDNEKAFTVALDISGYYPADDKLSFAMNIQNISYGIKFINDTDPLPLNIKLGGAYKIIEGLTVACDIDEYVIDSKQYASIGAEYWIKKMIALRSGYRFGYDTTSLGGIVGFGAGAGFRMWGFIVDYAFVPFGELGDTHRISFGAKF
- a CDS encoding FecR family protein; translated protein: MKLIVKKCSFHVFLILSYFYCFSCILYSSQMAGIVTNTKGSVQVLNNKGKDWKKAKVGDFLYEGDTIKTLTKSQSAVTFTNGTMIKSNQNTEFFVVIAEKLEKIGSQIKMKAGRVWTKVRPKTKFEIHTPVAIVAVRGTEFDTDLSGDRLDLTVFEGVVNVKNNFGEVNVKKGKKTTVGAGAPEPPSDTKKEEQSNWQDEIVSKGAISIKSLSNKPQSSVPFEINVSVNDINGKLDKTSKETITLKSESPDILFSNDGKVWSGELQITPVEGVAKASVKIEVKIAGTFSIIAFVENYTPAILNIAASLPKNKNLKIKIKSDEGEKEILLKFKKKS
- a CDS encoding carboxypeptidase regulatory-like domain-containing protein, which gives rise to MKKTKKMIWFILISMIAYQSARALEIRSVTVTDQLGGLRSNYSNTEKVNFNVTVFNNTVLDRINFRFEIYDAAGNSRFTHTGNSIPGTIGEGASFLRYIPITNFFSTSGNYRLVVFANTIMKETTFSVYSPNLTLTYPSNYARDLTDNPLIFRWVASGAAKYRIYVDDDAAFFNCLFTDETNMTQYTYPSDPADVRKKLSAGTIYYWKVEGLDASNNIVAKTATPSNFTIKASAVVSTSKDLAILDIKAEQYLPKVIVSVKNQGGKTESSIPVSLYLSGSLVGTQNIDSIASGEIKNISFLTNVYGTNIAMASITFDDDYSKNNILTKQISVYTPVVGSTVTVVVEKAKILGTVMTADGNKLPDAVVSYDGAGKGSVKTNSGGEYKIEDLEIGEYKLKASASGYVDAEAIVKVDKSKAYTNVDFKLNIIGSKAAAAEAEKIDYSNDEKKCWSKLKEYIANDKIFQLFEDYEIDSIETKEDINKIMSELESGKSKISGVEIVVE